In Oncorhynchus clarkii lewisi isolate Uvic-CL-2024 chromosome 2, UVic_Ocla_1.0, whole genome shotgun sequence, one DNA window encodes the following:
- the LOC139378919 gene encoding ferroportin-like encodes MNATMRRIDQVTNILAPLAVGQVMTLASNVIGCGFILGWNLVSLIVEFIFLSRVYRIVPALSVKPPAPEDGQASLERPAERTEGLVERRGSQEHSEVVTSAPGLSDDDMSLNLKEVTNLPLCFGRFRWLLSTCKDGWRAYYRQDVFLAGMGLAFLYTTVLGFDCITTGYAYTQGISGSLLSLLMGVSAITGLMGTIMFTKLRKAYGLVNTGIISSCLHLCCLLLCVCSVFAPGSPMDLRLLRPFLDANANSTLSAAGGMVEGQRQKHTYPMRGGINQPLLPDRSSIHWTNNTVLFENMPSGMEPDSYISIILLFLGVITARIGLWSFDLTVTQLLQENICESERGVVNGVQSSMNYLMDLLHFIMVISAPQPQHFGILVIISVLFITTGHTMYFLYARKAKRKPAGCLDT; translated from the exons ATGAATGCTACCATGCGGCGCATCGATCAGGTGACCAACATCCTGGCACCGCTGGCGGTGGGACAGGTCATGACCCTGGCCTCCAACGTGATAGGCTGCGGTTTCATCCTGGGCTGGAACCTGGTCTCCCTCATCGTGGAGTTTATCTTCCTGTCCCGGGTCTACCGCATTGTCCCGGCGCTGTCCGTCAAACCACCTGCGCCCGAGGACGGCCAGGCCTCCCTGGAGAGACCAGCAGAGAGGACGGAGGGactggtggagaggagggggtcaCAAG aGCATAGTGAGGTGGTGACATCAGCCCCGGGCCTCAGTGATGACGACATGAGCCTGAACCTCAAGGAGGTCACCAACCTGCCTCTGTGTTTTGGACGCTTCCGCTGGCTGCTGAGCACCTGTAAGGACGGCTGGAGGGCCTACTACCGCCAGGATGTCTTCCTGGCTGGGATGGGCCTGGCCTTCCTCTACACAACTGTCCTGGGCTTCGACTGCATCACCACGGGCTACGCCTACACCCAGGGCATCAGTGGCTCCCTGCTCAGTCTGCTGATGGGGGTCTCGGCTATAACAGGCCTCATGGGCACCATCATGTTCACCAAGCTGAGGAAGGCCTACGGTTTAGTCAACACAGGCATCATCTCCAGCTGTCTCCATCTTTGCTgtctgctgctgtgtgtgtgttctgtgttcgcCCCCGGCAGCCCCATGGACCTCCGCCTGCTCAGGCCCTTCCTGGACGCCAACGCCAACTCAACGTTGTCGGCGGCCGGGGGGATGGTGGAGGGCCAGAGGCAGAAACACACCTACCCGATGAGGGGTGGCATTAATCAGCCGCTGCTGCCCGACCGCTCGTCCATCCACTGGACCAACAACACGGTGCTGTTTGAGAATATGCCATCAGGCATGGAGCCAGACTCCTACATCTCTATAATCCTGCTGTTCTTGGGGGTCATCACAGCACGCATCG GTCTGTGGTCCTTTGACCTGACCGTGACCCAGCTGCTTCAGGAGAACATCTGTGAGTCAGAACGTGGTGTGGTCAACGGGGTCCAGAGCTCCATGAACTACTTGATGGACCTTCTCCACTTCATCATGGTCATCTCTGCTCCGCAGCCCCAGCACTTTGGCATCCTGGTCATCATCTCTGTACTGTTCATCACCACAGGACACACAATGTACTTCCTATACGCACGCAAAGCCAAGAGGAAACCTGCTGGATGCCTGGACACGTAG